In Panthera leo isolate Ple1 chromosome B3, P.leo_Ple1_pat1.1, whole genome shotgun sequence, a single genomic region encodes these proteins:
- the LOC122222229 gene encoding transmembrane and coiled-coil domain-containing protein 5B-like isoform X2 — MEEVGQDPLDDVQEMMEIPKLKVTKQNLDYLNLDLEKDLQRLDEANQVLLRKIQEKEEAIQSLERETALSLGQANEREELNHIVSEKEEALRNLKSETAKLEKSNKVLGRKVVELQKKISRRVKNTGLDKEALKQMLVELKVRLQKSTESCAKQEKELLKIEGDYQSLHQLCEDQALYIKKYQEILRQMEKEKEVLLLEKEVFKAQNNSSQILKPGSILVETIQSNMEKTIIKKQKRIFWYRHFRCGVFMVMIFIRLLGHVLFHLQYTNPDLLVDVLPMVISRDTLKRLREVLLPFLTLEVEEILPH; from the exons ATGGAAGAAGTTGGACAGGACCCACTGGATGATGT GCAGGAGATGATGGAAATACCGAAATTAAAAgtcacaaaacaaaaccttgactACCTGAACTTAGACCTTGAAAAGGACCTGCAGAGACTGGATGAGGCAAATCAGGTTCTTCTCAGaaaaattcaagagaaagaagaagctATTCAAAG TCTGGAAAGAGAGACTGCCCTGTCACTAGGACAAGCCAACGAGAGGGAGGAGTTGAACCATATTGTATCTGAGAAGGAGGAAGCCCTGAGGAACCTGAAATCAGAGACAGCAAAGCTG GAAAAAAGCAACAAGGTTCTAGGCAGGAAGGTGGTGGAGCTTCAGAAGAAG ATTTCAAGGAGAGTTAAGAACACTGGCCTTGATAAAGAAGCCCTAAAGCAGATGTTGGTAGAACTGAAG GTGAGGCTACAAAAGTCAACAGAATCCTGTGCAAAGCAAGAGAAGGAATTGCTCAAG atagAGGGCGACTACCAATCTTTGCATCAGCTCTGTGAGGACCAGGCCCTCTACATAAAG AAATACCAGGAAATTCTGAgacagatggaaaaggaaaaagaggtgcTTCTTCTTGAAAAAGAAGT ATTCAAAGCCCAGAACAACTCCTCCCAAATACTGAAACCTGGGTCAATTCTGGTAGAGACCATCCAAAGCAACATG GAGAAGACCATcattaagaaacagaagagaatctTTTGGTACAG ACATTTCAGGTGTGGTGTCTTCATGGTCATGATCTTCATTAGGCTGCTGGGCCATGTGCTTTTCCACCTGCAGTACACGAACCCAGACCTTCTTGTGGATGTCCTACCCATGGTAATCAGTAGGGACACCCTGAAGAGGCTGAGGGAGGTCTTACTTCCTTTCCTCACTCTAGAGGTGGAAGAAATTCTACCACATTAG
- the LOC122222229 gene encoding transmembrane and coiled-coil domain-containing protein 5B-like isoform X1, translating into MKMQDGYERGRRKPTMEEVGQDPLDDVQEMMEIPKLKVTKQNLDYLNLDLEKDLQRLDEANQVLLRKIQEKEEAIQSLERETALSLGQANEREELNHIVSEKEEALRNLKSETAKLEKSNKVLGRKVVELQKKISRRVKNTGLDKEALKQMLVELKVRLQKSTESCAKQEKELLKIEGDYQSLHQLCEDQALYIKKYQEILRQMEKEKEVLLLEKEVFKAQNNSSQILKPGSILVETIQSNMEKTIIKKQKRIFWYRHFRCGVFMVMIFIRLLGHVLFHLQYTNPDLLVDVLPMVISRDTLKRLREVLLPFLTLEVEEILPH; encoded by the exons atgaaaatgcaggatGGCTATGAAAGGGGAAGGAG GAAACCCACAATGGAAGAAGTTGGACAGGACCCACTGGATGATGT GCAGGAGATGATGGAAATACCGAAATTAAAAgtcacaaaacaaaaccttgactACCTGAACTTAGACCTTGAAAAGGACCTGCAGAGACTGGATGAGGCAAATCAGGTTCTTCTCAGaaaaattcaagagaaagaagaagctATTCAAAG TCTGGAAAGAGAGACTGCCCTGTCACTAGGACAAGCCAACGAGAGGGAGGAGTTGAACCATATTGTATCTGAGAAGGAGGAAGCCCTGAGGAACCTGAAATCAGAGACAGCAAAGCTG GAAAAAAGCAACAAGGTTCTAGGCAGGAAGGTGGTGGAGCTTCAGAAGAAG ATTTCAAGGAGAGTTAAGAACACTGGCCTTGATAAAGAAGCCCTAAAGCAGATGTTGGTAGAACTGAAG GTGAGGCTACAAAAGTCAACAGAATCCTGTGCAAAGCAAGAGAAGGAATTGCTCAAG atagAGGGCGACTACCAATCTTTGCATCAGCTCTGTGAGGACCAGGCCCTCTACATAAAG AAATACCAGGAAATTCTGAgacagatggaaaaggaaaaagaggtgcTTCTTCTTGAAAAAGAAGT ATTCAAAGCCCAGAACAACTCCTCCCAAATACTGAAACCTGGGTCAATTCTGGTAGAGACCATCCAAAGCAACATG GAGAAGACCATcattaagaaacagaagagaatctTTTGGTACAG ACATTTCAGGTGTGGTGTCTTCATGGTCATGATCTTCATTAGGCTGCTGGGCCATGTGCTTTTCCACCTGCAGTACACGAACCCAGACCTTCTTGTGGATGTCCTACCCATGGTAATCAGTAGGGACACCCTGAAGAGGCTGAGGGAGGTCTTACTTCCTTTCCTCACTCTAGAGGTGGAAGAAATTCTACCACATTAG
- the LOC122222229 gene encoding transmembrane and coiled-coil domain-containing protein 5B-like isoform X3, translating to MKMQDGYERGRRKPTMEEVGQDPLDDVQEMMEIPKLKVTKQNLDYLNLDLEKDLQRLDEANQVLLRKIQEKEEAIQSLERETALSLGQANEREELNHIVSEKEEALRNLKSETAKLEKSNKVLGRKVVELQKKISRRVKNTGLDKEALKQMLVELKVRLQKSTESCAKQEKELLKIEGDYQSLHQLCEDQALYIKKYQEILRQMEKEKEVLLLEKEVHFRCGVFMVMIFIRLLGHVLFHLQYTNPDLLVDVLPMVISRDTLKRLREVLLPFLTLEVEEILPH from the exons atgaaaatgcaggatGGCTATGAAAGGGGAAGGAG GAAACCCACAATGGAAGAAGTTGGACAGGACCCACTGGATGATGT GCAGGAGATGATGGAAATACCGAAATTAAAAgtcacaaaacaaaaccttgactACCTGAACTTAGACCTTGAAAAGGACCTGCAGAGACTGGATGAGGCAAATCAGGTTCTTCTCAGaaaaattcaagagaaagaagaagctATTCAAAG TCTGGAAAGAGAGACTGCCCTGTCACTAGGACAAGCCAACGAGAGGGAGGAGTTGAACCATATTGTATCTGAGAAGGAGGAAGCCCTGAGGAACCTGAAATCAGAGACAGCAAAGCTG GAAAAAAGCAACAAGGTTCTAGGCAGGAAGGTGGTGGAGCTTCAGAAGAAG ATTTCAAGGAGAGTTAAGAACACTGGCCTTGATAAAGAAGCCCTAAAGCAGATGTTGGTAGAACTGAAG GTGAGGCTACAAAAGTCAACAGAATCCTGTGCAAAGCAAGAGAAGGAATTGCTCAAG atagAGGGCGACTACCAATCTTTGCATCAGCTCTGTGAGGACCAGGCCCTCTACATAAAG AAATACCAGGAAATTCTGAgacagatggaaaaggaaaaagaggtgcTTCTTCTTGAAAAAGAAGT ACATTTCAGGTGTGGTGTCTTCATGGTCATGATCTTCATTAGGCTGCTGGGCCATGTGCTTTTCCACCTGCAGTACACGAACCCAGACCTTCTTGTGGATGTCCTACCCATGGTAATCAGTAGGGACACCCTGAAGAGGCTGAGGGAGGTCTTACTTCCTTTCCTCACTCTAGAGGTGGAAGAAATTCTACCACATTAG